One segment of Polyangiaceae bacterium DNA contains the following:
- a CDS encoding alpha/beta fold hydrolase, producing the protein MKNLGIVLGLAGLAWAAGCGGDSTGLQPTGSTNIGGTGGSGSGAGGMGTGGSDTSVSGSSSSSSSSSSGIPMNVYDPNVNGPYAILEMKDDQYINPSTKNKVPMHVFYPAGGPMEGPYPVVVVAHGFQLPASQYTNYIKRLATFGYVAITADFPTSFLGPENPDNAKDIISAIEWAGSKPELKANTVNVGMTGHSLGGKIALLAATMDSRIKASIVLDPVDGGGGPGMGCNPPNCVDVSALMPQLKIPTGFLGETLDASGGFQPCAPAADNYTTFYAGTTSPSLSVTVKGANHMSFLDDLASCGTTCSFCNMPTTDNATVNSLSRAYVTAFYERYLRGNTGYDTYLTGAEAQARYVDKGLVTIESK; encoded by the coding sequence GTGAAAAACTTGGGCATTGTCTTGGGATTAGCTGGCCTCGCGTGGGCAGCGGGTTGTGGCGGCGACAGCACGGGCCTGCAACCGACCGGATCGACGAACATCGGTGGCACCGGCGGCAGTGGCAGCGGTGCGGGAGGCATGGGAACGGGCGGATCGGATACCAGCGTTTCGGGATCGAGCAGCAGCAGCAGTAGCAGCAGCAGCGGCATTCCGATGAACGTGTACGATCCCAATGTGAATGGCCCCTATGCCATTCTCGAAATGAAAGACGATCAATACATCAATCCATCCACCAAAAACAAAGTGCCCATGCATGTGTTTTATCCGGCGGGCGGCCCGATGGAAGGACCTTATCCGGTCGTCGTCGTCGCGCACGGATTTCAGCTTCCGGCAAGCCAATACACGAATTACATCAAACGCCTCGCGACGTTCGGATATGTCGCCATTACCGCGGACTTTCCGACATCGTTTTTGGGACCGGAAAATCCCGACAACGCCAAGGACATCATTTCGGCCATCGAATGGGCCGGCAGCAAACCAGAGCTGAAAGCCAATACGGTGAACGTCGGCATGACGGGACATTCTCTCGGCGGCAAAATCGCGCTCCTCGCAGCCACGATGGACTCGCGCATCAAAGCCAGCATCGTGCTCGACCCCGTCGACGGTGGAGGTGGACCTGGAATGGGCTGCAATCCACCGAATTGCGTCGACGTCTCGGCCCTCATGCCGCAGCTCAAAATACCCACCGGTTTTCTTGGTGAAACCTTGGACGCTTCGGGCGGGTTCCAGCCTTGCGCCCCTGCTGCCGACAACTACACGACGTTCTACGCAGGCACGACGTCCCCGAGCCTTTCGGTCACCGTCAAAGGTGCCAACCACATGAGCTTCCTCGACGACCTCGCGTCGTGCGGAACGACGTGCAGCTTCTGCAACATGCCGACGACCGACAACGCCACGGTGAACAGTTTGTCCCGCGCGTACGTCACGGCGTTCTACGAGCGGTACCTGCGAGGCAACACAGGCTACGATACGTACTTGACGGGTGCGGAAGCTCAGGCTCGGTACGTCGACAAGGGCCTGGTCACGATCGAATCGAAGTGA